The proteins below come from a single Peromyscus maniculatus bairdii isolate BWxNUB_F1_BW_parent chromosome 13, HU_Pman_BW_mat_3.1, whole genome shotgun sequence genomic window:
- the LOC102914554 gene encoding olfactory receptor 226-like, giving the protein MNLSSEHCNISDWLRLEATVKASVYMVAFSIATSITVVIIAIVSQNLQLRKEVRLVLLCHHLLCISSYCGLGVVFQGMRALLANSPLLLCWLVFGAQLSVGEGILLTLALMALNTYLVICYPLNSPSFVDSAKYRILAGSWTTVILKNVGLFLIEGTNPTPASVFQSAPLCPVILNGTPARVIGVFSLVLPLSVILVSYYLIYREGKQAGHFNRSNIKARRTVLVHLLQISLHVIPTLMFIGLGKRCGSFFFALNLVLFGVFAFAQCFNPLVYGLCNRDLQRRLYPWLRCQKKQQGAGLNKTLVLQSNSRLDRCVS; this is encoded by the coding sequence ATGAACTTGTCCTCTGAGCACTGCAACATATCTGACTGGCTGAGACTAGAGGCGACCGTGAAGGCCTCTGTGTACATGGTGGCTTTTTCCATTGCCACATCCATCACCGTTGTCATTATTGCGATAGTGTCACAGAATCTGCAGCTGAGGAAAGAGGTCCGACTGGTCCTCCTTTGCCATCACCTGCTGTGTATCTCCTCCTACTGTGGCCTGGGGGTCGTCTTCCAAGGAATGCGAGCCTTGCTGGCCAACAGCCCCCTGCtgctgtgctggctggtcttTGGGGCACAGCTAAGTGTGGGAGAAGGGATCCTCCTTACTCTGGCCTTGATGGCTCTCAACACTTACCTTGTCATTTGTTATCCCCTGAACTCTCCGTCCTTTGTAGATTCTGCCAAGTACAGGATTCTGGCTGGGTCCTGGACCACTGTTATACTCAAGAATGTTGGCTTATTCCTCATAGAGGGCACTAACCCTACCCCAGCCTCTGTTTTCCAGTCTGCCCCGCTCTGTCCTGTGATCTTGAATGGTACGCCTGCCAGAGTCATCGGCGTGTTTTCCCTTGTCCTTCCTTTATCTGTCATTCTTGTGAGTTACTATCTGATATACCGAGAAGGAAAGCAGGCTGGCCATTTTAACAGATCAAACATCAAGGCCAGGAGAACTGTCCTCGTTCATCTACTGCAGATCAGCTTACACGTGATACCCACCCTAATGTTTATAGGTTTGGGAAAGCGGTGCggatcatttttctttgctttaaatCTGGTGCTTTTTGGTGTCTTCGCATTTGCACAGTGTTTCAACCCTTTGGTCTATGGACTCTGCAACAGAGACCTGCAGAGAAGATTGTACCCTTGGCTTCGCTGTCAGAAGAAGCAGCAGGGAGCTGGCTTAAACAAAACTTTAGTTCTTCAGAGTAACTCCAGACTTGATAGGTGTGTCAGCTAG